The following coding sequences lie in one Lepidochelys kempii isolate rLepKem1 chromosome 18, rLepKem1.hap2, whole genome shotgun sequence genomic window:
- the KLHDC7A gene encoding kelch domain-containing protein 7A: protein MTNGDQVSQDWQPDMQLTGKLALSAAALLLLTLAYRVYKSRPSSRRIRKADRGTGQREKAGSGRGGAEEMPEGLRYRQVNSNGVRPSSSKGNQGAHLGGTVVPGNARGPQSTPLREDQRLPKGEEEEKEKGTEACQLVTESQPGRKQPVSEGEGQSPGVVPSAGPMATADGAEQEVPVAGTEARGKRNVCGLASKPDGSVEDSRDVASQQSGFSVSLRHNPCSTQPGNAAELTAADRSTPNTEEEEEVGDMSESLVWNQEACAGQERIQTLNATSDMGLAINQSNKRSEASYAFSSVAKIQVEENYIKERQPREEKPRQSASSATSLRGKVYDYYVQSTSQSVSKERPCSYTGSLYDPDKIREELSEYETWLRMSTPQEPAREPAVGDEDRASPTANTPPISPSLLPSRHPTESGEPADWGGASDQGSSFPPAQKTAEPERRLGRKESFHQIADNPELQVQMEGFGVLTPAGRRSDSSTPPTSPLRSGSVVSWAESFHRLQPQASNEPRVELIAGANFFKVPLSLQSDVDIHLDLGNCYDVLCMAKKQKVDSLQEAAYKVMSDNYLQVLKNPSIYGRLNARERELILLRRMKGRKYVTVADVSTQEQSLHTSRLCYYDNEGDVWHPLSYMPVEAVSRGCAICSMFNYLFVVAGCEGVGQHQKPSNRVFCYNPLTNIWQEICPLNQARPHCKLVALDGCLYAIGGECLYTVERYDPRQDRWAFTAPLPNDTFAVAHTATACDGEIYVTGGTLRYMLLRYVSRSDSWKVSIAGGSKDRTTEMVTAGGFIYRFDLNRSMGISVYRCSPKAKLWYECATKRTPFPPCFQCAVVENLVYCISRQSNIRFLADCVSPRFGVKELQLFPSPRGTLFPVVLVLPDRGTVQTTV, encoded by the coding sequence ATGACCAACGGGGATCAAGTcagccaggactggcagccagaCATGCAGCTCACTGGGAAGCTGGCACTTTCCGCAGCAGCTCTGCTTCTACTGACTTTGGCTTATAGAGTCTATAAGTCCCGGCCATCCAGCCGCAGGATCCGAAAAGCCGACCGTGGAACAGGGCAGAGAGAAAAGGCTGGATCTGGAAGGGGAGGCGCAGAAGAAATGCCAGAGGGACTCAGGTACAGGCAAGTCAACAGCAATGGGGTGAGGCCAAGCAGCAGCAAAGGGAATCAAGGTGCGCACCTGGGTGGGACGGTCGTGCCGGGAAATGCGCGGGGCCCACAAAGCACACCGCTCAGGGAAGATCAAAGGCTGccgaagggggaggaggaggagaaagagaagggaaCAGAGGCTTGTCAGCTGGTCACTGAATCACAGCCAGGCAGAAAGCAGCCTGTTTcagagggagaggggcagagtcCAGGTGTGGTCCCGAGCGCGGGGCCGATGGCAACAGCAGACGGTGCAGAGCAGGAGGTGCCGGTggcaggaacagaagccaggggTAAGCGTAACGTTTGCGGTCTGGCAAGCAAACCGGACGGCTCTGTAGAGGACAGCAGGGACGTAGCCTCGCAGCAATCTGGGTTTAGCGTCAGCCTCAGGCACAATCCTTGCAGCACCCAACCAGGAAACGCTGCTGAGCTCACAGCAGCTGACAGATCCACCCCGAacactgaggaggaggaggaagtaggAGACATGAGTGAGAGTTTGGTTTGGAACCAGGAGGCCTGCGCTGGCCAGGAGAGGATTCAGACCCTCAATGCCACGTCAGACATGGGCTTAGCCATCAACCAAAGCAATAAGAGGTCTGAGGCCTCCTACGCTTTCTCCTCTGTTGCAAAGATACAGGTGGAGGAAAACTATATTAAAGAGAGGCAGCCCAGGGAAGAAAAGCCACGGCAGTCCGCATCCTCTGCTACTAGCCTGCGAGGCAAGGTCTATGACTACTACGTCCAGTCCACCTCGCAGTCTGTGTCGAAGGAGCGGCCCTGCTCGTACACCGGCTCACTCTACGACCCTGACAAAATCCGTGAAGAGCTAAGTGAATATGAAACTTGGCTGCGCATGTCTACGCCCCAAGAACCAGCCAGGGAGCCGGCAGTGGGAGATGAAGACCGAGCATCACCAACAGCAAACACCCCACCCATCTCTCCCAGTCTCCTGCCTTCCAGACATCCCACAGAGAGTGGGGAGCCTGCAGACTGGGGTGGTGCATCTGATCAGGGCAGCTCCTTCCCACCCGCCCAGAAGACAGCTGAACCAGAACGCAGGTTGGGCAGGAAAGAGAGTTTCCACCAAATTGCAGATAACCCCGAACTTCAGGTGCAGATggaagggtttggggttttgaCACCAGCCGGCAGAAGATCTGACTCAAGCACTCCCCCCACTAGTCCTCTCCGCTCCGGCTCCGTCGTTTCCTGGGCGGAATCGTTTCACAGACTCCAGCCTCAAGCAAGCAACGAACCCagagtggaactcattgctggtgCCAACTTCTTCAAAGTCCCATTAAGCTTGCAGTCCGACGTGGACATCCACTTGGATTTGGGGAACTGCTATGATGTCCTGTGCATGGCCAAGAAGCAGAAAGTGGACAGTCTCCAGGAGGCAGCTTATAAGGTCATGAGCGACAATTACCTTCAGGTCCTGAAGAACCCGTCAATCTACGGGCGCCTCAATGCCAGGGAGAGGGAGCTGATCCTCCTGAGGAGGATGAAGGGCAGGAAGTACGTCACTGTGGCGGACGTCAGCACTCAGGAGCAGAGCTTGCACACCAGCAGGCTCTGTTACTATGATAATGAAGGCGACGTCTGGCATCCGCTGTCCTATATGCCAGTGGAGGCGGTTTCTAGGGGGTGTGCCATCTGCAGCATGTTCAATTACCTCTTTGTGGTGGCTGGCTGCGAAGGGGTGGGCCAGCACCAGAAGCCTTCCAACAGGGTCTTCTGCTACAACCCCCTGACCAATATCTGGCAGGAGATCTGCCCACTGAACCAAGCCAGGCCTCATTGCAAGCTTGTCGCCTTGGATGGGTGCCTGTATGCGATTGGGGGAGAGTGCCTCTATACTGTGGAGAGGTATGACCCCCGCCAGGACCGGTGGGCCTTCACCGCGCCGCTGCCCAATGACACCTTCGCCGTGGCCCACACCGCAACGGCGTGCGACGGGGAGATTTATGTGACCGGGGGCACACTGCGCTACATGTTGCTCCGGTACGTCAGCCGGTCGGATAGCTGGAAGGTCAGCATCGCCGGCGGGAGCAAGGACCGGACCACCGAAATGGTCACCGCCGGGGGCTTCATCTACCGCTTTGACCTCAACCGCAGCATGGGCATCAGTGTCTACCGCTGCAGCCCGAAAGCCAAGCTGTGGTACGAGTGCGCCACCAAACGCACGCCCTTCCCGCCCTGCTTCCAGTGCGCCGTGGTCGAGAACCTGGTCTACTGCATCAGCCGCCAGTCCAACATCAGGTTCCTGGCTGACTGCGTCTCGCCGCGCTTCGGAGTCAAGGAGTTACAACTTTTCCCTTCCCCCCGAGGGACCCTCTTCCCCGTCGTCCTGGTGCTGCCAGACAGAGGCACAGTGCAAACAACGGTCTGA